In one window of Methanoculleus chikugoensis DNA:
- a CDS encoding FKBP-type peptidyl-prolyl cis-trans isomerase — protein sequence MAPVTDGDTLLLHFTSTRPDGEVFEDTRSGEPVRVTLGANQINPLFEEALIGREPGETVTVVLPPEKAYGKFRRKLVVTIKRTRLRLDHEPVPGEFIKVEVMGKPCLVTVLDVDEKRITVDANHPLAGETITYTITVETILPRDG from the coding sequence ATGGCACCCGTGACGGACGGAGACACCCTGCTCCTGCACTTCACCAGCACCCGCCCCGACGGCGAGGTCTTCGAGGACACCCGTTCGGGCGAACCCGTCCGGGTCACCCTCGGTGCGAACCAGATCAATCCCCTCTTTGAGGAGGCGCTGATCGGAAGAGAGCCGGGCGAGACGGTGACCGTGGTGCTGCCCCCGGAGAAGGCCTACGGGAAGTTCCGGAGGAAACTCGTGGTCACGATAAAGCGCACGAGGCTGAGACTCGACCACGAACCGGTTCCCGGTGAGTTCATCAAGGTCGAGGTGATGGGGAAACCCTGCCTGGTGACCGTCCTCGACGTGGACGAGAAGCGTATCACTGTCGACGCGAACCACCCGCTTGCCGGGGAGACGATCACCTATACGATCACCGTCGAGACGATCCTCCCCCGGGACGGCTGA
- a CDS encoding bifunctional metallophosphatase/5'-nucleotidase, translating into MTAGSPTGAGSPRRQAIIGLLVLLAVALAPIALSGYFSPDPEPVHVRILAVNDFHGQIPDGQKLNGEPAGSAPVLASYLRSAAADDGGTTTFIALPGDAVGASPPESGLLLDEPAVLFFNGLADDYPGMIATFGNHEFDRGTDELLRMVRGGNGTAPLARPVDPYPGAAAEYVSSNVVWKTNGTLLAAPYTIRDAGGAKIAFIGATTVETPSIQKAINIEEVLFEDETESINRYVPEIQQQGVHAIVVVLHEGGVQEPYDGPTREGENVTGRVAAIVAGLDADVDVVLSGHTHAFTNAYLENAGQNPVLVTQAYSYGRAFADVDIVIDPLTGEVTHTSARIVPAYRNGTSPDPEALALLEACEAAVEPLTARVITTTSTEITRLQTDAGESALGNLVADSQRAAMGADIAFVTTGSLRAEIAKGNVTRGDLYAVQPFSSTVLSMTLTGEQVRNVLERQWEAPLPPHNLAVSGLTYTFDERKPAGDRIVDIRVNGTLLDPNGSYTAAMVDFLATGGDKYAVFREGTNIVNGPYDVDALVAYMESLPEPVDAKPEGRIAKAGQGVI; encoded by the coding sequence ATGACAGCCGGATCGCCCACAGGCGCCGGATCGCCCCGGCGGCAGGCGATCATCGGATTACTGGTTCTTCTCGCCGTCGCTCTCGCCCCCATCGCACTCTCTGGATACTTCTCCCCGGATCCCGAACCGGTGCATGTCAGGATCCTCGCGGTCAACGACTTCCACGGGCAGATCCCCGACGGGCAGAAACTCAACGGCGAACCAGCCGGGAGCGCCCCGGTGCTTGCGTCGTACCTCAGATCCGCGGCGGCGGACGACGGCGGCACAACAACGTTCATCGCGCTCCCCGGGGACGCCGTCGGGGCATCGCCGCCCGAATCCGGGCTGCTGCTGGACGAACCCGCCGTGCTCTTCTTCAACGGCCTCGCGGATGACTACCCGGGGATGATCGCGACCTTCGGCAACCACGAGTTCGACCGGGGCACGGACGAGCTGCTGCGGATGGTTCGCGGCGGGAACGGCACGGCGCCCCTCGCCCGCCCGGTAGACCCCTACCCTGGCGCGGCGGCGGAGTATGTCTCCTCGAACGTGGTCTGGAAGACGAACGGCACCCTCCTTGCCGCCCCCTACACCATCCGCGATGCCGGCGGTGCAAAGATCGCGTTCATCGGCGCCACGACCGTCGAGACGCCCTCGATCCAGAAGGCGATCAACATCGAGGAGGTTCTCTTCGAAGATGAGACCGAGTCGATCAACCGCTACGTCCCGGAGATCCAGCAACAGGGAGTCCACGCGATCGTCGTCGTCCTCCACGAGGGCGGGGTGCAGGAGCCCTATGACGGCCCGACCCGGGAGGGGGAGAACGTCACCGGCAGGGTCGCCGCGATCGTCGCCGGCCTTGATGCGGACGTGGACGTCGTCCTCTCGGGTCACACCCATGCGTTCACCAACGCCTACCTGGAGAACGCCGGCCAAAACCCGGTGCTGGTGACGCAGGCGTACAGTTACGGCAGGGCGTTCGCCGACGTCGATATCGTCATCGATCCCCTCACCGGCGAGGTCACCCATACGTCGGCACGGATCGTCCCGGCGTACAGAAACGGCACCAGCCCCGACCCGGAAGCCCTGGCCCTGCTTGAGGCCTGCGAAGCAGCGGTCGAACCGCTGACGGCCCGGGTCATAACGACTACTTCTACCGAGATCACGCGGCTGCAGACCGATGCCGGCGAATCCGCGCTCGGCAACCTCGTCGCCGACAGCCAGCGGGCGGCGATGGGCGCCGATATAGCGTTCGTCACCACCGGCTCGCTCCGGGCGGAGATCGCGAAGGGGAACGTCACCCGGGGCGACCTGTATGCGGTGCAGCCGTTCTCGTCGACCGTCCTCTCGATGACCCTGACGGGAGAACAGGTCCGGAACGTCCTGGAGCGGCAGTGGGAGGCGCCGTTACCGCCCCATAACCTTGCCGTATCCGGGCTGACGTATACCTTCGACGAGAGAAAGCCTGCTGGGGATAGGATCGTCGATATCCGGGTGAATGGCACCCTGCTCGACCCGAACGGGAGTTACACGGCGGCGATGGTCGATTTCCTCGCGACCGGCGGCGATAAGTACGCCGTCTTCAGGGAAGGGACGAATATCGTCAACGGCCCGTACGACGTCGATGCCCTGGTCGCATATATGGAGTCCCTTCCGGAGCCGGTGGACGCGAAGCCGGAGGGGAGGATCGCGAAGGCCGGACAGGGTGTTATTTGA
- a CDS encoding ferritin family protein: protein MPEFAQPFSGNRMERKLDRGELIRTIRFSIAAEYEAIQFYIQIAESTDDPLVRKVMRDIADEEKEHAGEFLRLLREIEPAEEEFYRHGYEEVEEMIEELKKGGK, encoded by the coding sequence ATGCCTGAATTTGCACAGCCGTTCTCCGGGAACCGTATGGAGCGCAAACTGGACCGGGGAGAACTCATCAGGACGATCCGGTTCTCGATCGCCGCCGAGTACGAGGCGATCCAGTTCTACATCCAGATCGCCGAGTCGACCGACGACCCGCTGGTCCGGAAGGTGATGCGCGATATCGCGGACGAGGAGAAAGAGCACGCGGGAGAGTTTCTGCGGCTGCTCCGGGAGATCGAGCCCGCCGAAGAGGAGTTCTACCGGCACGGCTACGAAGAAGTCGAGGAGATGATCGAGGAGTTGAAGAAAGGCGGGAAGTGA
- the hepT gene encoding type VII toxin-antitoxin system HepT family RNase toxin, translated as MATHTQTIAERVVQKCEMLIDRVEFIDLHFSEEILTDRILRKAMYKEFQEAVEAAADICALMRRSLDSSAQDDYSNVDYLVEREIVSADLGQSLKEANGLRNRLVHEYDGVNDRIAYASIARLTEALREFSGVILTWLHG; from the coding sequence ATGGCGACTCACACCCAGACGATCGCGGAGAGGGTGGTGCAGAAATGCGAAATGCTGATCGACCGGGTGGAGTTTATCGATCTGCACTTCTCCGAAGAGATCCTCACCGACAGGATACTCAGGAAGGCAATGTACAAGGAGTTCCAGGAAGCGGTCGAAGCCGCGGCCGACATCTGTGCCCTCATGAGGCGCAGCCTGGACTCTTCGGCGCAGGACGACTACAGCAACGTCGACTACCTGGTCGAACGGGAGATCGTTTCGGCGGATCTCGGCCAATCCCTGAAGGAGGCAAACGGGCTCCGGAACCGACTGGTCCATGAATACGACGGCGTCAACGACCGAATAGCGTATGCCTCAATCGCACGGCTCACCGAAGCCCTGCGCGAATTTTCCGGGGTGATACTCACGTGGCTCCACGGATAA
- a CDS encoding nucleotidyltransferase domain-containing protein has translation MAPRITELLEHFREVLPSIRGILIYGSHVKGYADERSDIDICLILHESADRAPVYGRMLTAGERYDIVIFDEIPWYLRGAVLEAHAVLYADNPDDLDYWLYRQLAVWRDMKHRQVPVSSGDLLRRVRS, from the coding sequence GTGGCTCCACGGATAACCGAACTCCTCGAACACTTCCGCGAGGTGCTGCCGTCCATCAGGGGTATCCTCATCTACGGGTCGCACGTCAAAGGCTACGCAGACGAGCGGTCGGATATCGACATCTGCCTCATCCTGCACGAGAGTGCTGACCGCGCTCCGGTTTATGGGCGGATGCTCACGGCGGGAGAGCGCTACGATATCGTCATCTTCGACGAGATCCCCTGGTACCTCAGGGGCGCGGTTCTTGAGGCGCATGCGGTGCTCTATGCCGACAATCCGGACGATCTGGACTACTGGCTGTATCGGCAGCTTGCCGTCTGGCGCGACATGAAGCACCGGCAGGTGCCGGTTTCATCCGGGGATCTGCTCCGCCGCGTCCGGTCATGA
- a CDS encoding SDR family NAD(P)-dependent oxidoreductase, with protein sequence MAEQTILVTGSTDGIGKATARELSRQGHRVLLHGRNPGKGRRVLAELEAATGSGRLDLFTADLSVQDQVRDLAEEVAGAYDRLDVLVNNAGVFMPEREVAPGGIETTFAVNFLAQVLLAHELLPLLERGAPARIVNVASIAHRSVRSVDWENLPGFPDYDAYDAYAVSKVGVVAFTARLARTLEGTGVTANCLHPGVIETKLLRAYTHGRDGGAPPEKGAEVEVHLALSPDAGETSGGYFEESQWRRPSSLALDAGVQERFWEMGSSLTGAVRWANPKAYAR encoded by the coding sequence ATGGCGGAGCAGACCATCCTCGTCACGGGCTCGACGGACGGTATCGGGAAGGCGACCGCACGCGAACTCTCCCGGCAGGGCCACCGCGTGCTGCTCCACGGCAGAAACCCCGGGAAGGGCAGAAGGGTTCTTGCCGAACTGGAGGCGGCCACCGGCTCCGGCCGGCTCGATCTCTTCACCGCCGACCTCTCGGTGCAGGACCAGGTCAGAGATCTTGCGGAGGAGGTCGCCGGGGCTTATGACCGGCTCGACGTCCTCGTCAACAACGCCGGGGTCTTCATGCCGGAGCGGGAGGTCGCTCCCGGCGGGATCGAGACGACGTTCGCCGTGAACTTTCTTGCGCAGGTCCTGCTCGCCCACGAACTCCTTCCGCTCCTTGAGCGGGGCGCCCCGGCACGGATCGTCAACGTCGCGTCGATCGCTCACCGGAGCGTGCGGTCGGTCGACTGGGAGAACCTGCCGGGTTTTCCGGACTACGACGCCTACGATGCCTACGCCGTATCGAAGGTAGGGGTCGTCGCCTTCACCGCCCGGCTCGCCCGGACGCTCGAAGGGACGGGGGTGACGGCGAACTGCCTCCACCCGGGGGTGATCGAGACGAAGCTCCTCCGGGCGTATACTCACGGCAGGGACGGCGGTGCACCGCCGGAGAAGGGGGCGGAGGTCGAGGTGCACCTCGCCCTCTCCCCGGATGCCGGAGAGACGAGCGGCGGCTACTTCGAGGAGAGCCAGTGGAGACGCCCGTCGTCCCTCGCCCTCGATGCGGGGGTGCAGGAACGGTTCTGGGAGATGGGGAGCAGCCTCACCGGGGCGGTGCGGTGGGCCAACCCGAAAGCATATGCACGATGA
- a CDS encoding AMP-binding protein, producing MVRYSVTMDDDLVKAIDRIREYRDMSRSEWLNDLCTKYLNGASAKGVQTAVPAGVQSANTREPNMTDYEAACANFRIDVPEQFNFGYDVIDRWAETDRNKLAMIWVDQEGNEKKYTFRDLRYLSNGAANILLKYGIKKGDRVMLMLPRVPEWWIFVIALIKLGAVFCPCPTMLTPKDIKYRIKAGKFRMIITNCENAEKIDEVADSCSLLDTLFLVDGEREGWASYLHELEYPAPVSHHKVSMPVAKRTRSTDPMLIYFTSGTTGEAKMVLHDHSYPLGHIITASLWQDVTENDLHLTFSDTGWAKCAWGKIFGQWIAGACIFVYDIRGKFGATELLPLIEKYEVTTFCAPPTVYRMLILADLEKFDFRDLRHCCSAGEPLNPEVIRVWEDGTGEPIYEGYGQTETVCCIATFPCMKHKPGSMGKPAPGWHIELHDDDGNRVGAGEEGRIAVKLDPRPVGLFVEYLDNPEANRESFQNGYYYTGDKARMDEDGYFWFIGRSDDVIKSSGYRIGPFEVESALMEHSAVQESAVVGSPDLIRGMVVKAFIVLKPGYKPSESLVKELQAHVRNTTAPYKYPRLIEFVQELPKTISGKIQRNVLRDQELRKSNNGN from the coding sequence ATGGTGCGATACTCGGTCACGATGGATGACGACCTCGTGAAAGCAATCGACAGGATACGCGAATACCGGGATATGTCCCGGTCGGAATGGCTCAACGACCTCTGCACGAAGTACCTCAACGGTGCATCCGCGAAAGGCGTGCAGACCGCGGTTCCCGCGGGGGTACAGTCTGCAAACACCCGTGAGCCGAACATGACCGATTACGAGGCCGCCTGCGCCAACTTCAGGATCGACGTCCCCGAGCAGTTCAACTTCGGCTACGACGTGATCGACCGGTGGGCCGAGACCGACCGGAACAAACTGGCGATGATCTGGGTTGACCAGGAGGGAAACGAGAAGAAATACACCTTCCGCGATCTGCGGTACCTCTCCAACGGCGCCGCAAACATCCTCCTCAAGTACGGCATCAAGAAGGGCGACCGGGTGATGCTGATGCTCCCGCGTGTCCCGGAATGGTGGATCTTCGTCATCGCGCTCATCAAACTCGGCGCGGTCTTCTGCCCCTGCCCGACGATGCTGACTCCGAAAGATATCAAATACCGCATCAAGGCCGGGAAGTTCCGGATGATCATCACCAACTGCGAGAATGCCGAGAAGATCGATGAGGTCGCCGATTCCTGCTCGCTGCTCGACACTCTCTTCCTCGTGGACGGGGAGCGGGAGGGCTGGGCGAGTTACCTGCACGAGCTCGAGTACCCCGCACCGGTATCGCACCACAAGGTCAGCATGCCGGTCGCGAAAAGGACGAGATCGACCGACCCGATGCTGATCTACTTCACCTCGGGCACCACCGGCGAAGCCAAGATGGTGCTGCACGACCACTCCTACCCGCTCGGGCACATCATCACCGCCTCGCTCTGGCAGGACGTCACGGAGAACGACCTGCACCTGACCTTCTCCGACACCGGGTGGGCGAAGTGCGCCTGGGGCAAGATATTCGGCCAGTGGATCGCCGGAGCCTGCATCTTCGTCTACGATATCCGGGGGAAGTTCGGGGCGACCGAGCTCCTTCCGCTGATCGAGAAGTACGAGGTGACCACGTTCTGTGCGCCGCCGACGGTCTACCGGATGCTGATCCTTGCCGACCTCGAGAAGTTCGACTTCCGCGACCTGCGGCACTGCTGCAGCGCCGGGGAGCCGCTCAACCCCGAGGTGATCCGCGTCTGGGAGGACGGCACCGGCGAGCCCATCTACGAGGGATACGGCCAGACGGAGACCGTCTGCTGCATCGCGACGTTCCCCTGCATGAAGCATAAGCCCGGTTCCATGGGTAAACCCGCTCCGGGCTGGCATATCGAGCTCCACGACGACGACGGCAACCGTGTCGGCGCCGGGGAGGAGGGGCGGATCGCGGTCAAACTCGACCCCCGGCCGGTCGGGCTCTTCGTGGAGTACCTGGACAACCCCGAGGCGAACCGGGAGTCGTTCCAGAACGGGTACTACTACACCGGCGACAAGGCGCGTATGGACGAGGACGGCTACTTCTGGTTCATCGGACGTAGCGACGACGTCATCAAGTCGTCCGGCTACCGGATCGGGCCGTTCGAGGTCGAGAGCGCCCTCATGGAGCACTCGGCCGTCCAGGAGTCGGCGGTCGTCGGGTCGCCCGACCTCATCCGCGGGATGGTCGTCAAGGCCTTCATCGTCTTAAAGCCCGGCTATAAGCCGTCCGAATCGCTGGTCAAGGAACTCCAGGCCCACGTCCGGAACACCACCGCCCCGTACAAGTACCCGCGGCTGATCGAGTTCGTCCAGGAACTCCCGAAGACGATATCCGGCAAGATCCAGAGGAACGTCCTGCGCGACCAGGAACTGCGCAAGAGCAACAACGGGAACTGA
- the hisH gene encoding imidazole glycerol phosphate synthase subunit HisH, producing MKKRIVIIDYGLGNLRSVLRGLERAGAAPTITADPEAIASADGIVLPGVGAFRDGMEMLGGLADTVLSAANETPLLGICLGMQMLMDSSEEHGIHRGLGLVPGDVKRFIPAAGEKVPHMGWNTIHIDPENPLFDGLHEEEYVYFVHSYYAAAAPPNTIASTTYIHSFASAVNSGLTYGVQFHPEKSGAVGLKILENFIERVC from the coding sequence ATGAAGAAGAGGATAGTTATAATTGATTACGGCCTCGGCAACCTGCGAAGCGTGTTGCGCGGTCTCGAACGGGCGGGGGCGGCGCCGACGATCACGGCCGACCCGGAGGCGATCGCGTCCGCCGACGGCATCGTCCTCCCCGGCGTCGGGGCGTTCCGGGACGGGATGGAGATGCTCGGCGGACTCGCGGATACCGTTCTCTCTGCCGCGAACGAGACGCCGCTCCTCGGGATCTGCCTCGGGATGCAGATGCTCATGGACAGCAGCGAAGAGCACGGCATCCACCGCGGGCTCGGCCTCGTGCCGGGCGACGTAAAGCGGTTCATCCCGGCCGCCGGGGAGAAGGTTCCCCACATGGGCTGGAACACCATCCATATCGACCCCGAAAACCCGCTCTTTGACGGGCTCCACGAGGAGGAGTACGTCTACTTCGTCCACTCCTACTACGCGGCGGCCGCACCGCCGAACACCATCGCGAGCACCACCTACATCCACTCCTTCGCCTCGGCGGTCAATAGCGGGCTCACCTACGGTGTCCAGTTCCACCCCGAGAAGAGCGGCGCGGTGGGGCTGAAGATTCTTGAGAATTTTATCGAGCGGGTTTGCTGA
- a CDS encoding phosphoadenosine phosphosulfate reductase family protein, translating into MPRIYLGKILLRWCDACHAPVLSGVCACGAPTRPVAVTPPGDARPAFPDDIERINRIFRDHFGAALIPEGHIALLNKVPADDRMDEIVLGGAVVGAVRYIPDERRWEPLPRPAAAKYLRPTKRYVVVDDGAIPSIRESGASVLAPGLVSIDPAVAEGDEVFILTKAGDCIGVGRAKVDAATAGTMERGVIVRTRKNVQSVCVPGEATWDDAVRANEPALADYEAKSIRFVREVAEQNRERPTVSYSGGKDSLATLLVVLKALGPVPLLFADTGLEFPETCENVDAVAERYGLEVLRVRDDETFWKTFEESGPPAVDNRWCCKVCKLHPVGRLIGENWGECLSFIGQRKYESVKRMQSRRVWRNAHVPEQLSAAPIQQWTAMHVWLYIFREKAPYNTLYERGLDRIGCFMCPSSDLATFAIIGDSHPELLEMWNENLARWQENRGLPDDWIERGLWRKRGDADEEEDSYN; encoded by the coding sequence ATGCCCCGCATCTACCTCGGCAAGATCCTGCTTCGCTGGTGCGACGCATGCCATGCCCCCGTGCTCTCCGGGGTCTGCGCCTGCGGCGCCCCCACCCGTCCGGTAGCCGTCACGCCGCCGGGAGACGCCCGGCCCGCGTTCCCCGACGACATCGAGCGGATAAACCGCATATTCCGCGACCATTTCGGAGCGGCGCTGATACCGGAGGGCCATATCGCGCTCCTGAACAAGGTTCCCGCCGACGACCGCATGGACGAGATCGTCCTCGGCGGGGCGGTCGTCGGCGCGGTCCGCTACATCCCGGACGAGCGCCGCTGGGAGCCCCTCCCGCGCCCGGCCGCCGCGAAGTACCTGCGGCCGACGAAGCGGTATGTCGTCGTCGACGACGGCGCGATTCCGTCCATCCGTGAGTCCGGGGCAAGCGTTCTCGCACCGGGCCTCGTCTCGATCGACCCCGCCGTCGCCGAAGGCGACGAGGTCTTCATCCTGACGAAGGCCGGGGACTGCATCGGCGTCGGGAGGGCAAAAGTCGACGCCGCAACCGCCGGGACGATGGAGCGGGGGGTCATCGTCAGGACGAGAAAGAACGTCCAGTCGGTGTGTGTCCCCGGTGAGGCGACATGGGACGATGCCGTACGGGCAAACGAACCGGCTCTCGCGGATTACGAGGCGAAAAGCATCCGGTTCGTCCGCGAGGTCGCGGAGCAGAACCGCGAGAGGCCCACGGTCTCCTACTCCGGCGGCAAGGACAGCCTCGCGACCCTGCTCGTCGTCTTAAAAGCGCTCGGCCCGGTGCCGCTCCTCTTTGCGGACACGGGGCTCGAGTTCCCCGAAACCTGCGAGAACGTGGACGCGGTGGCGGAGCGCTACGGCCTTGAAGTCCTGCGGGTCCGTGACGATGAGACCTTCTGGAAGACGTTCGAGGAGAGCGGCCCGCCTGCCGTCGACAACCGCTGGTGCTGCAAGGTCTGCAAACTCCACCCTGTCGGCCGCCTGATCGGCGAGAACTGGGGAGAATGCCTCTCGTTCATCGGGCAGCGGAAGTACGAGTCGGTGAAGCGGATGCAGAGCAGACGGGTCTGGCGGAACGCCCACGTCCCGGAGCAGCTCTCGGCGGCCCCCATCCAGCAGTGGACGGCGATGCACGTCTGGCTCTACATCTTCCGCGAGAAGGCGCCCTACAACACCCTCTACGAGCGGGGACTCGACCGCATCGGGTGTTTCATGTGTCCCTCAAGCGACCTTGCGACGTTTGCGATCATCGGGGATTCTCATCCCGAACTCCTGGAGATGTGGAACGAGAACCTCGCCCGGTGGCAGGAGAACCGGGGGCTCCCCGACGACTGGATCGAGCGCGGGCTCTGGCGGAAACGGGGGGATGCGGATGAAGAAGAGGATAGTTATAATTGA
- a CDS encoding DUF2179 domain-containing protein — translation MDFLSAGTLTPVLIPLLVFGARVIDVSLETLRIILLARGGRLIVPAIAFVEILFWIVSLGLVVNEFTNPVYLISYGAGFAAGNYVGILLEERLAMGICVLRVITSEEDRALIDAIRAAGYGVTVVAAEGLHGPCTIFYSVVRRCDLLPIARVVEEMSPCAFCTVEDVRSTTHGTFPRSGEGTWSGIQRRAVRIGK, via the coding sequence ATGGACTTCCTCTCCGCCGGCACCCTCACCCCGGTCCTCATCCCGCTCCTCGTCTTCGGGGCGCGGGTGATCGACGTCAGCCTCGAAACGCTCAGGATCATACTCCTTGCCCGGGGCGGCCGCCTCATCGTTCCCGCCATCGCCTTCGTCGAGATCCTCTTCTGGATCGTCTCCCTCGGCCTCGTCGTCAACGAATTCACCAATCCGGTCTACCTCATCTCCTACGGGGCCGGTTTCGCTGCCGGGAACTATGTCGGTATCCTCCTCGAAGAGAGGCTCGCTATGGGGATCTGCGTCCTCCGGGTGATCACCTCGGAAGAAGACCGTGCCCTCATCGACGCTATCAGGGCCGCCGGCTACGGCGTCACGGTCGTTGCCGCGGAAGGGCTCCATGGACCCTGCACCATCTTCTACTCCGTGGTGCGGCGGTGCGACCTCCTGCCGATAGCCCGGGTGGTCGAAGAGATGAGCCCCTGCGCATTCTGCACCGTCGAGGACGTCCGGTCGACCACCCACGGGACCTTCCCCCGGTCCGGCGAGGGCACGTGGTCGGGCATCCAACGCCGGGCGGTGCGGATCGGGAAGTGA
- a CDS encoding cation:proton antiporter: MDTAFLEQILIIFALSIGALALCYRLKIPGIVAFFLAGIIAGPYGLGFITNRADVEILAELGIIFLLFTIGMELSLKSFLEMKKGMLTGGVLQIGITIGVVAVIASALGLAAPEAIFFGMLLAHTSTTVMLTVFQHRGEVDTPPVRLALGISVLQDLSTVPMILLVPMLGGMGSAGVVPSLINFALGLVLLGVVTASALWVVPRLLYRVASLRSRELFMITVIALCLGTAWLTSRAGLSLALGAFLAGLIISESEYSNAALSTVIPFRDVFTSFFFVSMGMLLNTGFFAAHALVIVAIILGVIVLKAIIGAVAVLPAGVSLRTAVLTGLAIGQIGEFAFILSRSGIEYGLLGPDLEQIFLAVSVGTMTVAPFVIGSAPGVTAAVRRLPLPERLRARDAPLKTAPANGPKEGHIIIVGFGPMGRHVAEAARSTGVPYMAVELNPKTVREKRTSGEPIFYGDAANEGVLAHAGIERARVVVVTIPNAATARQVTAIARKMNPECAIVTRTRYMEDSLPLYALGADDVICEEFETAAEVLARVLIKYPVQKSDIDRLVASMRTGNYEMLREASGQVPSLRDIGLHLDNAEISIVRVEKGAPIAGKTLAETDLRRRYAVTVLAIRRGAETLAGPDGGTLIEAGDLCILVEAGQKNEEVSSLFRPGPEA, from the coding sequence ATGGACACAGCCTTTCTCGAACAGATCCTGATCATATTCGCCCTCTCCATCGGAGCGCTCGCCCTCTGCTACCGGCTGAAGATACCGGGAATCGTGGCGTTCTTCCTCGCCGGCATCATCGCAGGGCCCTACGGTCTCGGTTTCATCACGAACCGGGCCGACGTCGAGATCCTCGCGGAACTCGGTATCATCTTCCTCCTCTTCACCATAGGGATGGAACTCTCGCTCAAGAGTTTCCTCGAGATGAAGAAAGGAATGCTCACCGGCGGGGTGCTCCAGATCGGCATCACCATCGGCGTCGTCGCGGTGATAGCATCCGCCCTCGGCCTCGCGGCGCCGGAAGCAATCTTCTTCGGGATGCTCCTCGCCCACACGAGCACCACCGTGATGCTGACCGTCTTCCAGCACCGGGGAGAGGTGGATACGCCGCCGGTGCGGCTCGCGCTCGGCATATCGGTCCTCCAGGACCTGAGCACCGTGCCGATGATCCTCCTCGTCCCCATGCTCGGCGGCATGGGGTCGGCCGGGGTCGTCCCGTCGCTCATCAACTTCGCTCTCGGTCTCGTCCTCCTCGGCGTCGTCACGGCAAGCGCCCTCTGGGTCGTCCCCCGTCTCCTCTACCGGGTCGCAAGCCTCCGGAGCCGGGAACTCTTCATGATCACCGTCATCGCGCTCTGTCTCGGGACGGCGTGGCTCACCTCGCGGGCCGGTCTCTCCCTCGCCCTCGGGGCCTTCCTCGCGGGCCTGATCATATCCGAGTCCGAGTACAGCAACGCGGCCCTCTCCACCGTCATCCCCTTCCGCGACGTCTTCACCAGTTTCTTCTTCGTCTCAATGGGGATGCTCCTCAACACCGGGTTCTTCGCGGCCCACGCGCTCGTGATCGTCGCGATCATTCTCGGCGTCATCGTCCTCAAGGCGATCATCGGGGCCGTCGCCGTCCTCCCGGCAGGGGTCTCCCTCCGGACCGCCGTCCTCACCGGGCTTGCCATCGGCCAGATCGGCGAGTTCGCCTTCATCCTCTCGCGGTCGGGGATCGAGTACGGGCTCCTCGGCCCCGACCTCGAGCAGATCTTCCTCGCGGTATCGGTCGGGACGATGACGGTCGCCCCGTTCGTCATCGGGTCGGCCCCGGGGGTGACCGCCGCCGTCCGCCGCCTTCCCCTGCCGGAACGGCTCAGGGCACGGGACGCGCCCCTGAAGACGGCTCCCGCGAACGGCCCGAAGGAAGGGCATATCATCATCGTCGGGTTCGGGCCGATGGGGCGGCACGTCGCCGAGGCGGCACGGAGCACCGGGGTCCCCTACATGGCCGTCGAACTCAACCCGAAGACGGTGCGGGAGAAACGCACGAGTGGCGAACCGATCTTCTACGGCGACGCCGCCAACGAGGGAGTGCTCGCCCATGCCGGGATCGAACGCGCCCGCGTGGTGGTCGTCACCATCCCGAACGCGGCCACGGCACGCCAGGTGACGGCGATTGCCCGGAAGATGAACCCGGAGTGCGCGATAGTCACCCGGACCCGGTACATGGAGGATTCCCTCCCCCTCTACGCGCTCGGGGCGGACGACGTCATCTGCGAAGAGTTCGAGACCGCAGCGGAGGTGCTCGCGCGGGTCCTGATCAAGTACCCGGTGCAAAAGAGCGATATCGACAGGCTCGTCGCCTCGATGCGGACCGGGAACTATGAGATGCTCCGGGAGGCGTCGGGACAGGTGCCGTCGCTCCGCGACATCGGGCTGCACCTCGATAACGCCGAGATATCCATCGTCCGGGTGGAGAAGGGCGCCCCGATAGCCGGGAAGACCCTGGCCGAGACCGATCTGCGGCGGAGGTACGCGGTGACGGTGCTCGCGATCAGGAGGGGCGCGGAGACGCTCGCCGGGCCGGACGGCGGGACGCTGATCGAGGCCGGGGACCTCTGCATCCTCGTCGAAGCCGGGCAGAAGAACGAAGAGGTATCCTCCCTCTTCCGCCCGGGACCGGAGGCGTGA